One Dasania marina DSM 21967 DNA segment encodes these proteins:
- the ligA gene encoding NAD-dependent DNA ligase LigA, which yields MSSTPEQRIALLRQSINQHNYHYYVLDDARVPDAEYDRLMRELQALESEHPLLISADSPTQRVGAEPLAAFKQVQHELPMLSLDNAFNADDMREFEKRLLSRLDEPQALSYVCEPKLDGIAISLLYKDGVLQRGATRGDGNVGEDITHNVRTIASIPLKLVGDDYPAILEVRGEIYMPKRSFEAYNERALAADEKPFANPRNAAAGTLRQLDPKIAAQRHLEMCCYGYGLITDSDGQPLQIADKHSEILKQCQRWGFRINPEMRVVSGVAACLEYHDYLLAKRPELSYDIDGIVFKVDDVELQKQLGFVSRAPRWAIAHKFPAEEEITRLLGVDFQVGRTGAITPVARLEPVFVGGVTVSNATLHNRDEIARLDVRINDTVIVRRAGDVIPKVVKVVLERRPDDASLIVFPESCPVCESPIERVEGEAISRCTGAAICGAQVKESIKHFASRKAMDVDGLGDKLVEQLVDEGLIKSVADLYTLEVEKLCTLERMAEKSANNLVAALEASKQTTFAKFLFSLGIREVGEATASNLAQHYGNLSALQQADVESLLSVADVGPVGAQHVYDFFHAPHSQELLESLQACGITWPDIKVKSEAELPLKGLTYVVTGSLETMDRSDAKQRLQDLGAKVAGSVSKKTHCVVAGPGAGSKLAKAQELGVEILDEKMFLSLLAQYQQ from the coding sequence ATGAGTTCTACTCCCGAGCAGCGTATCGCGCTGCTACGCCAAAGCATTAATCAACACAACTACCACTACTATGTTTTAGACGATGCCCGTGTTCCCGATGCGGAATACGATAGGCTAATGCGTGAGTTGCAAGCGCTGGAGTCAGAGCATCCGCTATTGATCAGTGCCGATTCGCCCACCCAGCGGGTGGGCGCCGAGCCTTTAGCGGCCTTTAAACAAGTGCAGCATGAACTGCCCATGTTATCGTTGGATAATGCTTTTAACGCCGATGACATGCGTGAGTTTGAAAAACGTTTATTGTCACGCTTGGATGAACCGCAAGCGCTATCGTACGTCTGCGAACCCAAACTCGACGGCATAGCAATTAGCCTATTATATAAAGACGGTGTGTTGCAGCGCGGTGCCACCCGCGGTGATGGCAATGTCGGTGAAGACATTACTCATAATGTACGTACCATCGCGTCCATACCCTTAAAGCTGGTCGGTGACGATTACCCAGCCATATTAGAAGTGCGCGGCGAAATCTATATGCCCAAGCGCAGCTTTGAAGCGTATAACGAACGTGCCTTGGCGGCAGATGAAAAGCCCTTTGCCAATCCGCGCAATGCTGCTGCCGGCACCTTGCGTCAGTTAGATCCCAAAATAGCCGCTCAGCGTCATTTGGAAATGTGCTGCTACGGCTATGGTTTGATTACCGATAGCGACGGTCAGCCACTGCAAATTGCTGACAAGCACAGCGAAATATTAAAGCAATGCCAACGCTGGGGTTTTCGTATTAATCCCGAAATGCGTGTGGTTAGCGGTGTCGCTGCCTGCTTGGAATACCACGACTACCTATTAGCAAAACGCCCCGAACTTAGTTACGACATAGACGGCATCGTCTTTAAAGTCGACGATGTAGAGCTGCAAAAACAATTGGGTTTTGTGTCGCGGGCACCGCGCTGGGCTATAGCCCATAAGTTTCCCGCCGAAGAAGAAATCACCCGCTTGTTAGGCGTGGATTTTCAAGTAGGCCGCACCGGCGCGATTACGCCAGTGGCTAGACTAGAGCCGGTATTTGTCGGCGGCGTAACGGTGAGTAATGCCACCTTGCATAACCGCGATGAAATAGCGCGCTTAGATGTACGCATTAACGATACCGTAATCGTGCGCAGAGCCGGTGATGTGATTCCGAAAGTGGTGAAGGTGGTATTAGAGCGCAGGCCTGACGATGCGAGCTTGATTGTGTTCCCTGAAAGCTGCCCGGTGTGTGAATCACCCATAGAGCGGGTAGAAGGTGAGGCGATTAGCCGCTGCACCGGTGCGGCAATTTGTGGCGCGCAGGTGAAAGAATCGATTAAGCACTTTGCCTCGCGCAAGGCTATGGATGTCGATGGCTTAGGCGATAAGCTGGTAGAGCAACTGGTAGATGAAGGCTTGATAAAATCAGTCGCCGATTTGTATACCTTAGAAGTAGAAAAGCTATGCACCTTAGAGCGTATGGCAGAAAAATCAGCTAACAACTTAGTCGCAGCCTTAGAGGCCTCTAAGCAAACGACCTTTGCGAAATTTTTATTTTCGCTGGGCATACGAGAAGTCGGTGAAGCTACTGCCAGCAACTTGGCGCAGCACTACGGTAATTTATCAGCCCTGCAACAAGCTGACGTTGAGTCGTTATTAAGTGTGGCCGATGTAGGGCCGGTGGGAGCGCAGCATGTGTATGATTTTTTTCACGCGCCTCACAGCCAAGAATTATTAGAAAGCCTGCAAGCTTGTGGTATTACGTGGCCCGACATAAAAGTGAAGTCGGAGGCCGAATTACCGCTTAAGGGCTTAACCTATGTGGTAACGGGTAGTTTGGAAACTATGGATAGATCCGATGCCAAGCAGCGTTTGCAAGATTTAGGTGCCAAGGTCGCTGGCAGTGTCTCTAAAAAAACCCATTGCGTGGTGGCGGGGCCGGGAGCGGGCTCAAAGTTAGCCAAGGCGCAGGAGCTGGGTGTTGAAATTTTAGATGAAAAAATGTTTTTATCCTTACTCGCCCAATACCAACAATAA
- a CDS encoding lactoylglutathione lyase yields MQYLHSMVRVKDLDVSLDFYCNKLNMIEVKRTDHEQGRFTLIFLAASGDAALATQEHRPCLELTYNWDSEDYDKGRNFGHLAYAVDDIYQTCQQLLELGVTINRPPRDGYMAFILSPDGISIELLQKGEQQQPQEPWLSMPNQGQW; encoded by the coding sequence ATGCAGTATTTACACAGCATGGTTAGAGTAAAAGATTTAGACGTCAGTTTGGATTTTTACTGCAATAAACTCAATATGATAGAAGTTAAACGTACCGATCACGAACAAGGTCGTTTTACCCTAATTTTTCTAGCAGCGTCGGGTGATGCCGCCTTAGCCACACAGGAACATAGACCCTGCCTAGAACTCACCTATAACTGGGATAGCGAGGACTACGACAAGGGCCGCAACTTTGGTCACCTAGCCTACGCCGTGGATGATATTTACCAAACCTGCCAACAACTACTAGAGCTAGGCGTGACCATTAACCGCCCGCCTCGCGATGGTTATATGGCGTTTATTCTATCTCCCGACGGCATTTCTATAGAGCTACTACAAAAAGGTGAACAGCAGCAACCGCAAGAACCTTGGCTCTCCATGCCCAACCAAGGGCAATGGTAA
- a CDS encoding VanZ family protein, whose amino-acid sequence MLLCYRIVFYFTAVTVLSLSLLSLDEDFISTGWDKTNHLLAFFVLAALIDSAYPLWAYWRCKVMLLIAFGLLIEVLQFFTGYRLFSWLDLLADSLALCLFYPFRGYWAAGLRWGERLIGKSK is encoded by the coding sequence ATGTTGCTTTGCTATAGAATAGTTTTTTACTTTACTGCTGTCACAGTGCTGTCGCTATCCTTATTGTCCTTAGATGAGGATTTTATCAGTACCGGCTGGGATAAAACCAATCACTTATTAGCTTTTTTTGTATTGGCTGCGCTGATTGATAGCGCCTATCCTTTATGGGCCTACTGGCGCTGCAAGGTAATGCTGCTTATCGCCTTTGGCTTGTTGATAGAGGTGTTGCAGTTTTTTACCGGCTATCGATTATTCTCCTGGCTGGATTTGTTGGCTGATAGTTTGGCGTTGTGCCTGTTTTATCCCTTTAGAGGGTATTGGGCGGCCGGCCTGCGTTGGGGTGAGCGTTTAATAGGCAAAAGCAAATGA
- a CDS encoding flavodoxin family protein, with the protein MKKILIVYHSQSGNTAQLAQAVLKGASADAEVSLLPAMEAGVADLQACDAVIFGSPENFGYLSGGLKDFLDRTFYPLEPYQLNIPYGCFISAGNDGSGAVRQIERIAKGYPLRKVADPVIVKGQVSESGLSRCEELGATFAAALSMGIF; encoded by the coding sequence ATGAAAAAAATTCTGATTGTTTATCATAGTCAATCCGGTAATACCGCACAGTTGGCGCAGGCGGTATTAAAGGGCGCTAGTGCCGACGCTGAGGTGAGCTTACTGCCGGCTATGGAAGCGGGTGTGGCCGATTTACAGGCTTGCGATGCGGTAATCTTTGGCTCACCAGAGAACTTTGGTTATTTATCTGGGGGCTTAAAAGATTTTTTAGATAGAACTTTTTACCCCTTAGAGCCTTATCAATTGAATATCCCTTACGGCTGTTTTATTAGCGCAGGTAACGATGGCAGTGGTGCTGTTAGGCAGATCGAGCGTATTGCTAAAGGTTATCCGCTGCGTAAAGTCGCTGATCCGGTAATTGTTAAAGGCCAAGTTAGTGAGAGTGGTTTAAGCCGGTGTGAAGAATTGGGGGCGACCTTTGCCGCCGCATTGTCTATGGGTATTTTTTAA
- a CDS encoding FHA domain-containing protein — MNNQKEWQLVANGDWLKGQVFPLAQHTVLGRDSDCDITIPGTHLSRRHAEIAISGNKLLVKDLGSSNGTFVNGKQVSQAELIPGDQIQFDVLTFSVEGPGEQQDINATRIRPAILPKAKPKPLIPEIPADKKQWKTKPTSPGNRSENDHYNQSKKIKNAIITALCVCTVAAVLAGIAFLITQL, encoded by the coding sequence ATGAATAATCAAAAAGAATGGCAACTCGTAGCCAACGGCGATTGGTTAAAAGGGCAAGTGTTTCCTCTGGCGCAACATACAGTATTAGGCCGCGACTCGGATTGCGACATCACCATACCCGGCACTCACCTATCGCGCCGCCACGCCGAAATTGCGATTAGTGGTAATAAATTATTGGTTAAAGACTTAGGTTCCTCTAACGGTACCTTTGTTAACGGTAAGCAAGTTAGCCAAGCCGAGCTAATACCTGGCGATCAAATTCAATTTGATGTGCTGACCTTTTCCGTAGAAGGTCCCGGTGAACAGCAAGATATTAACGCCACCAGAATTAGGCCGGCGATACTACCCAAAGCGAAACCCAAGCCCCTAATCCCAGAAATACCCGCCGACAAAAAACAGTGGAAAACCAAGCCTACTTCACCCGGCAACCGCAGCGAAAACGATCACTACAACCAAAGCAAAAAAATTAAAAATGCCATTATCACCGCGCTATGCGTTTGCACAGTGGCAGCAGTACTTGCGGGCATAGCGTTTCTAATTACGCAATTATAA
- a CDS encoding protein kinase domain-containing protein: MQLAIQLPGYSIAAPLGKGAMATVYLGEQLSLHRAVAIKVLDAALVDDDTVQAQFQQESLLVASLNHPNIIQVIDQGVSADGQPYFVMQYVKSVNLSAVLSRPDVALTRKIDIVMQICKALSYAHRNGVVHRDIKPANILVDYDGHVRVVDFGIAGYFAQQAEDQAIMGTPAYMAPEQAEGKVVNALADLYALGVLMHELFYGGQPGLCSATSSVPKVLASLIDECLSREPLLRPKSADEIRQRLLLILQGKHLNEHRWEGEQSQEGLPAAYKLLDVLKENHYGATYLVSDPKRKRLLVVKKQKCAYEGEAYNVNKNLTGLEHPHIAKVYGTAKNQRAFISVLEYVGGGSLEERLSQAFPLAHWLLLAQQMCDALNYAHSKGIVHGNLRPSNLLLYKPGQIKLSDFGYTDHSDKANDWYQPSDEEKSPLSDIYSAAAVLFHLLTGQPVAMQQGQLVNESQMAILPLPLQAVLKKMLAIDPGQRYRNCDEVKQALQAFSNDQQTLIIRPRVVAQADGHDQLSPRPSSRRKAWAGAVLLVLVIGAVLAELCWMASQGYLGEHLQQQVAPLLARLLALWP; this comes from the coding sequence ATGCAACTTGCCATCCAGCTCCCCGGATACAGTATTGCTGCGCCTTTAGGTAAAGGGGCGATGGCCACCGTTTATTTGGGGGAGCAATTATCCCTACACCGTGCGGTAGCCATTAAGGTGTTAGATGCCGCTTTGGTGGATGATGACACGGTGCAGGCGCAGTTTCAGCAAGAGTCTTTGCTGGTGGCCAGCTTAAATCATCCCAATATTATTCAGGTGATAGATCAGGGCGTGAGCGCTGATGGCCAGCCTTATTTTGTTATGCAGTATGTCAAAAGCGTTAACCTCAGCGCTGTGTTATCTCGGCCGGATGTGGCCCTTACCCGTAAAATCGACATCGTCATGCAAATCTGCAAGGCGCTCTCTTATGCGCACCGTAATGGCGTGGTGCATAGGGATATTAAGCCTGCCAACATTCTAGTCGATTACGACGGCCATGTGCGAGTGGTGGATTTTGGCATTGCCGGTTATTTTGCGCAACAGGCTGAGGACCAGGCCATTATGGGTACACCGGCCTATATGGCGCCCGAGCAGGCTGAGGGCAAGGTGGTGAATGCTCTAGCGGATTTATATGCCTTAGGTGTATTAATGCATGAGTTGTTTTACGGCGGCCAGCCCGGGCTCTGCTCGGCAACGAGCTCTGTACCTAAGGTGCTGGCGAGCTTGATCGATGAATGCCTTAGCCGCGAGCCTTTGCTGCGCCCTAAAAGCGCCGATGAGATACGCCAGCGTTTATTGTTGATTCTGCAAGGCAAGCATTTGAACGAACACCGCTGGGAGGGTGAGCAATCGCAAGAGGGCTTGCCCGCAGCTTATAAATTACTGGATGTTTTAAAAGAGAATCACTACGGCGCCACCTATTTGGTGAGCGACCCCAAGCGCAAGCGTTTGCTGGTGGTAAAAAAGCAAAAATGTGCCTACGAAGGTGAGGCTTACAATGTTAATAAAAACCTAACAGGACTAGAGCATCCCCATATCGCTAAGGTTTACGGCACCGCTAAAAATCAGCGGGCATTTATTTCGGTATTGGAGTATGTCGGCGGTGGCAGTTTGGAGGAGCGCTTAAGTCAGGCCTTTCCACTGGCGCATTGGTTATTATTGGCACAGCAAATGTGTGATGCCCTCAATTACGCCCACAGCAAAGGCATAGTGCATGGCAATTTGCGGCCCAGTAATCTGCTGTTGTATAAACCGGGCCAAATAAAGCTCAGCGATTTTGGTTATACCGATCACTCTGACAAGGCTAATGACTGGTATCAACCATCCGATGAAGAGAAGTCGCCACTCAGTGATATCTATTCAGCGGCGGCAGTGTTGTTCCATTTGCTAACCGGCCAGCCGGTAGCGATGCAGCAGGGCCAGTTGGTCAATGAGTCGCAGATGGCGATATTACCTTTGCCTCTGCAGGCGGTATTGAAAAAGATGCTGGCTATAGACCCCGGCCAGCGTTACCGCAACTGTGACGAGGTGAAGCAAGCCTTGCAGGCCTTTAGCAATGATCAGCAAACCCTCATCATACGCCCCAGAGTGGTGGCGCAAGCTGATGGCCATGACCAGCTGTCGCCACGGCCCAGCTCGCGTCGCAAGGCCTGGGCAGGTGCTGTGTTGCTAGTGTTGGTGATAGGGGCTGTGCTGGCCGAGTTGTGCTGGATGGCCAGCCAGGGTTATTTGGGCGAGCACTTGCAGCAGCAGGTAGCGCCGTTGCTAGCAAGGTTGTTGGCGCTATGGCCTTAG